A single Acropora palmata chromosome 5, jaAcrPala1.3, whole genome shotgun sequence DNA region contains:
- the LOC141882410 gene encoding LOW QUALITY PROTEIN: uncharacterized protein LOC141882410 (The sequence of the model RefSeq protein was modified relative to this genomic sequence to represent the inferred CDS: inserted 1 base in 1 codon; substituted 1 base at 1 genomic stop codon) produces the protein MGEIRPQLSVCAFEISVVVRFYSFWLGLSCSFVLLTLKNTELILEGALANPCAIWEDVIDKKGYFTRDNVAKIACSFTQVIWQAKWSDFHEKQLKRGLQSTLEVSLMYGFLIETLGTFITTMCDFLSRGPALKNFKAVSSSCXHRCCLLXYLLAEATGVWMNPALATAQTFVFCRRQKAIHEHLFVFWLGPTSGTLTAIQVKSLLSMSQSQKAKDKKTNKRWNGNHLSEKTSKNEETNDGSELRKTHTAKA, from the exons ATGGGAGAGA TTCGACCACAGTTGTCCGTTTGCGCGTTCGAAATCAGCGTTGTTGTAAGATTTTATAGCTTCTGGCTAGGCCTCAGCTGTTCCTTTGTCCTCTTAACGCTGAAAAATACAGAGTTGATTCTTGAAGGGGCGTTAGCAAATCCGTGTGCGATTTGGGAAGATGTTATTGACAAGAAAGGGTACTTCACAAGGGACAACGTCGCGAAAATTGCTTGTTCGTTTACACAGGTGATTTGGCAGGCTAAATGGAGTGATTTTCACGAGAAGCAATTGAAAAGAGGCCTTCAATCAACTCTCGAAGTCTCGCTCATGTACGGATTTCTCATTGAAACTCTTGGAACCTTCATCACAACAATGTGCGATTTCTTGTCACGAGGGCCGGCTTTGAAGAATTTTAAAGCCGTATCTTCAAGCTGCTAGCATCGTTGTTGTTTGC CGTACCTTCTTGCCGAAGCAACGGGAGTTTGGATGAATCCAGCGTTAGCCACTGCTCAAACGTTTGTCTTTTGCAGAAGGCAAAAAGCTATCCATGAACATTTGTTTGTGTTCTGGCTTGGTCCAACCAGCGGAACTTTGACCGCTATTCAAGTGAAATCGTTGCTATCAATGTCACAGTCACAGAAGGCAAAAGATAAGAAAACGAACAAACGTTGGAATGGAAATCATTTATCAGAAAAGACAAGCAAAAACGAGGAGACGAATGATGGCAGCGAACTCAGGAAAACGCATACTGCAAAGGCTTAA